From Pyrenophora tritici-repentis strain M4 chromosome 1, whole genome shotgun sequence, the proteins below share one genomic window:
- a CDS encoding Superfamily I DNA and RNA helicase and helicase subunit, protein MRSSNDIVGGEVNADLSERFCRATPFTGSSVPNDNVPASEPVRPNQDIRDYLQLAKKPVISGAWLRKPEIPTSSEVLCVKSDFSNSEQNLIEIEENIRPHKIEGAYENKEDYLRTTYELLREDAIRPLREALDEFRADPFKDEAEYNNQGIGVYDPVYITSVVFSPRGLATRVAFSLGRVKKHVRWEQSKRLVTGTLVALSPTDNAFQTQCALAIVAARPLSALEQNPPEIDLFFARPEDQEIDPMRKYMMVECRTSFFEASRHTLLALQHMMRETFPLSKYLVYAQKEVEPPAYIKHNPYVNLSSLVSMEESAEYENVNVLEDWPTMSSHSLDRSQSKALKRMLTSELAIVQGPPGTGKTFVSVVALQIIRDNLRKEDSPVIVTAQTNHALDQLLRHTSQFEPNYIRLGGRSKDKEIKKRTLFEVRSAISQQKQPGSLKVQANIAMRKLTAQCQLLLAPLEANKGPLDHKLLLSLNLITEEQAASLEMESQCTMGISATENPGILMEQWLGRCIAPCDRPIGPDQFDWGYEEEEDFEVEQLKELEAEAVAQDDDDIEALRGQVTLLSDNYRGTGKGLSNADIQDMLRKSDDMYTIPVVSRGAVYNYFKREVKKKITAAVRGICKQYQDTVDQRKVGQWEEDVCVLRKARIIGCTTTGLAKYRALLSGLRPRICVVEEAAETLEAPITVACLPTLEHLVLVGDHQQLRPHTQVRAFEDEPYFLNLSLFERLVSNDVAFDTLTRQRRMIPEIRRLLYPIYEDTLKDHKMVKDVSNRPPVEGMGGNNSFFFCHEWPESRDANMSAVNTMEAQMLVQFLNYLVLNGVDATKITVLTFYNGQRKHINRELRKLPDLRTVAGIQVVTVDSYQGEENDIVLLSLVRSNRNHSIGFLSSENRACVALSRAKRGFYIFGNAELLACESGTWASVVDIMYRNKKSPVTTGQERRLGYRLPLVCSNHGQKIWCEYPSDFDLIKGGCDKKCEGSLPCGHRCPFTCHPFEHDMINCTQKCSKRVEACGHPCVVCERRSGGVKSTLKPAKNGATSFRAPRSNTRNAVLEDMVLRPGPSAPVTDARTPRMASGPLVDRVTEQWEPYVNGGAQEDDQRVFEMRKEQEARYRAQIRSSTPAAGPSSAGEQLIQISPEKKATVSKNTNLLLDLDFEPLPVQERHDVRRSSADPAVSNVAKSTYINLLD, encoded by the exons ATGCGCAGTTCTAATGATATAGTAGGTGGTGAGGTCAATGCAGACCTGAGCGAGCGATTCTGTCGCGCCACTCCCTTCACGGGCAGTTCAGTTCCCAACGACAATGTCCCTGCGTCTGAACCTGTGCGCCCAAACCAGGACATCCGCGACTATCTACAACTGGCAAAGAAGCCTGTCATTAGTGGTGCTTGGCTTAGAAAACCCGAGATCCCGACATCTTCAGAAGTCTTATGTGTAAAGTCCGACTTTAGCAACAGCGAGCAAAATCTGATCGAGATTGAAGAGAATATCCGCCCGCACAAGATCGAAGGTGCTTACGAGAACAAAGAAGACTACCTCAGAACAACATACGAGCTTCTACGCGAAGATGCGATCCGTCCACTGCGAGAGGCTCTAGATGAGTTCCGCGCAGACCCATTCAAGGACGAGGCCGAATACAACAACCAAGGCATCGGCGTATACGATCCAGTATACATCACCTCGGTTGTTTTCTCGCCGCGAGGCCTGGCAACACGCGTCGCGTTCTCGCTTGGCCGCGTCAAAAAGCACGTTCGATGGGAGCAGTCGAAGAGATTAGTCACAGGCACACTCGTCGCGCTATCGCCTACCGATAATGCCTTTCAGACCCAGTGCGCTCTTGCCATCGTTGCAGCACGCCCTCTATCCGCGCTTGAGCAAAATCCACCCGAGATTGATCTCTTCTTTGCTCGTCCCGAGGACCAAGAAATTGATCCCATGCGCAAATATATGATGGTGGAGTGTCGCACAAGCTTCTTCGAGGCGAGCCGACATACGCTATTAGCTCTTCAGCACATGATGCGAGAGACATTTCCACTGTCCAAGTATCTCGTGTATGCTCAGAAGGAGGTTGAGCCCCCGGCATATATCAAACACAACCCGTATGTCAATCTGAGCTCCCTCGTGAGCATGGAGGAAAGCGCAGAATATGAGAATGTGAACGTCTTGGAGGACTGGCCAACCATGTCCTCGCACTCGCTCGACCGATCGCAGAGCAAAGCTCTGAAGCGTATGTTGACAAGCGAGTTGGCCATCGTCCAAGGCCCCCCTGGAACCGGAAAGACATTCGTGTCTGTTGTTGCGCTGCAGATTATCCGGGACAACTTACGCAAAGAGGATTCGCCTGTCATCGTGACGGCTCAAACAAACCACGCACTGGATCAGCTGCTTCGCCATACATCACAGTTCGAGCCAAACTACATCCGACTGGGAGGAAGAAGCAAGGACAAAGAAATCAAGAAGCGAACACTGTTCGAGGTCCGCTCGGCAATATCTCAGCAAAAGCAGCCGGGCAGTCTGAAGGTGCAAGCTAATATAGCCATGAGGAAGCTTACAGCTCAATGTCAGCTGCTGCTCGCACCGCTAGAGGCAAACAAGGGCCCACTTGATCATAAGCTCTTGTTGAGTCTCAATCTAATTACGGAGGAGCAAGCAGCATCGCTCGAGATGGAGTCACAGTGCACCATGGGTATATCTGCTACCGAAAACCCTGGAATCCTGATGGAGCAATGGCTAGGCAGATGCATAGCACCTTGTGATCGACCCATCGGACCGGATCAGTTCGATTGGGGCTatgaggaggaggaggacttCGAAGTGGAACAACTCAAGGAGCTGGAAGCAGAAGCAGTTGCAcaggacgacgacgacatcgaGGCGCTTCGCGGTCAGGTCACCCTCCTCAGCGACAACTACAGAGGTACCGGCAAAGGTTTGAGCAACGCTGACATACAAGACATGTTGCGCAAGAGTGACGATATGTACACGATTCCAGTAGTCAGCCGCGGTGCCGTATACAACTATTTCAAGCGGGAAGTCAAGAAGAAAATTACGGCTGCAGTCCGCGGGATCTGCAAGCAGTACCAAGATACCGTTGACCAGCGCAAGGTTGGCCAGTGGGAAGAAGATGTTTGCGTTTTGCGCAAGGCACGCATCATTGGCTGCACAACTACCGGTCTTGCAAAATACCGCGCTTTGCTCTCAGGTCTTCGCCCGCGTATCTGTGTTGTGGAGGAAGCAGCCGAGACTCTTGAAGCACCGATTACTGTCGCTTGCCTTCCTACTCTCGAGCATCTTGTCTTGGTTGGCGACCATCAGCAGCTGCGACCGCACACTCAAGTGCGCGCCTTTGAAGACGAGCCGTACTTCTTGAACTTATCACTTTTCGAGCGCCTTGTCTCGAACGACGTTGCCTTTGATACGTTGACACGACAGCGCCGTATGATACCCGAGATACGTCGTCTCTTGTACCCGATCTATGAGGATACATTGAAGGATCATAAGATGGTGAAGGATGTTAGCAATCGCCCACCTGTCGAAGGTATGGGTGGAAACAacagcttcttcttctgtcACGAATGGCCAGAGTCCCGGGACGCCAACATGTCGGCAGTGAACACTATGGAGGCTCAGATGCTAGTTCAATTTCTCAACTACTTGGTGCTGAACGGTGTCGATGCGACCAAGATCACAGTTCTGACATTCTACAACGGTCAGCGCAAACACATAAACCGGGAGCTGAGGAAGCTGCCCGATTTGCGAACAGTCGCGGGTATACAGGTCGTTACGGTCGACAGCTATCAGGGAGAAGAAAACGACATTGTGCTGCTTTCTTTGGTACGCTCGAACCGCAACCATTCGATTGGCTTTCTGAGTTCTGAAAATCGCGCCTGTGTGGCCCTTTCTCGAGCCAAACGAGGCTTCTACATCTTCGGAAACGCAGAGCTTCTTGCATGCGAGAGCGGCACTTGGGCCTCCGTCGTTGACATCATGTACAGAAACAAGAAGTCTCCAGTGACGACGGGCCAAGAGAGACGCCTAGGGTACCGGTTGCCGCTCGTATGCAGCAACCACGGACAAAAGATATGGTGTGAATATCCATCAGACTTCGACCTTATCAAAGGTGGCTGTGACAAGAAGTGTGAAGGATCGCTTCCGTGCGGACATCGGTGTCCATTTACGTGCCATCC GTTTGAGCATGACATGATCAACTGTACACAAAAATGCTCCAAGCGTGTGGAAGCTTGCGGTCATCCTTGTGTTG TCTGCGAGCGTCGCAGCGGCGGCGTGAAGTCAACTCTGAAACCAGCAAAGAATGGAGCGACATCGTTTCGCGCCCCGCGCTCTAATACGCGTAATGCTGTGCTCGAAGACATGGTTTTGAGGCCCGGACCATCTGCGCCCGTCACGGATGCACGCACGCCGCGCATGGCATCTGGACCACTGGTAGACCGTGTCACAGAGCAATGGGAGCCGTACGTAAACGGAGGTGCTCAAGAAGATGATCAGCGAGTCTTCGAGATGAGGAAAGAGCAAGAAGCGCGTTACCGTGCACAGATTCGGTCTTCTACCCCAGCAGCTGGACCTTCTTCTGCAGGCGAACAGCTTATTCAAATATCTCCGGAGAAGAAGGCAACTGTATCCAAGAACACCAACTTGCTGCTTGATCTCGACTTCGAGCCTCTGCCCGTACAGGAACGTCACGATGTGCGTCGCTCGTCTGCGGATCCTGCGGTGTCGAACGTCGCTAAGAGCACCTACATCAATCTCCTTGACTAG
- a CDS encoding Herpes-BLLF1 multi-domain protein, producing the protein MFSRNLLRATALLPFLSTFTSAQNACNNSPDLCNRAYNNITYLGAHDSPFLRNEETSFSTSGNHYYNTTVQLDSGVRLLSAQVHKTNESGAEAWHLCHSSCNLLDAGSLGSWLTEIKTWMDANPRDIVTVLLVNSDNATPNDLGPIFRDSGIDKLAYTPPSTTTLPQTWPTLDALIGNNTRLMTFVASLSQPSTQYPYLMDEFTFVFENEFENTNPSNYSCNPDRPTNLGTPSAAQSSGRMFLQNHFLYSTQLFGIQSPNETYVNVTNAATGFGSLGDALGECTGVYGKPANFVLVDFFNERRG; encoded by the exons ATGTTTTCAAGAAACCTACTCCGTGCCACTGCACTCCTACCCTTCCTCTCCACATTCACCTCCGCACAAAACGCCTGCAATAACTCGCCCGACCTATGCAATCGCGCATACAACAACATCACCTACCTCGGCGCCCACGACTCACCCTTCCTCCGCAACGAAGAAACCTCCTTCTCCACATCCGGAAACCACTACTACAACACCACCGTACAACTCGACTCGGGCGTGCGCCTGCTCTCCGCCCAAGTCCACAAGACCAACGAAAGCGGCGCCGAAGCATGGCACCTCTGCCACAGCAGCTGCAACCTGCTCGACGCCGGCAGCCTAGGCTCCTGGCTGACGGAGATAAAAACCTGGATGGACGCCAACCCGCGCGACATCGTAACCGTGCTTCTTGTAAACTCCGACAACGCCACTCCCAACGACCTCGGTCCTATATTCCGGGACTCTGGTATCGATAAACTAGCTTACACACCGCCGTCCACTACCACTCTACCTCAAACATGGCCTACGCTCGACGCCCTCATCGGCAATAATACAAGACTCATGACGTTTGTGGCGTCGTTGTCGCAACCATCAACTCAATATCCTTATCTTATGGATGAATTCACGTTCGTGTTCGAAAACGAGTTTGAAAATACGAATCCCTCGAATTACTCTTGTAACCCAGATCGTCCTACCAACCTTGGTACGCCCTCTGCTGCTCAGTCTTCCGGTCGCATGTTCTTGCAAAACCACTTTTTGTACAGTACTCAGTTGTTTGGCATTCAGTCGCCCAATGAGACTTATGTCAATGTTACGAATGCTGCGACTGGCTTTGGCAGCTTGGGTGATGCGCTGGGCGAGTGTACGGGTGTGTATGGCAAGCCGGCGAACTTTGTGCTGGTGGACTTCTTCAAC GAGCGCCGTGGGTAG
- a CDS encoding CypX, Cytochrome P450, with translation MALESIHPLPSYVPLLAVIAAIFLGIIQDIWLWLRMPPGPMPLPFLGNKLHLPKSKPWIKFQEWSKTYGPIFTIWIGRKPTVVISDPNVAAELMEKRSAKYSSRPPMIAMGEILWDNASILVQPYGKEWSVRRKLLHQAVTPSALRLYKPVQTAEASRLCCQLLESPENWEKLLERFTSSIVFCVAYGHRIDSLNAEVIRQRFEFMHVAASLNVPGKYLVESFPILKHVPDVLAPWKADIKAKGRKEAAANMALVDLVRSDLTRAKSQGDDIPDSLCKLLLELREKEHIPLSDRDFSYIPASLFGAGSDTTASTLCTAFLALVTHPETLHAAHNELDAVVGPDRSPDFTDESHLPYIRALVKEVLRWRPVAVLGGTPHASTEDDHYEGYYIPNGTTILGNSWAINLNEEYYPNAHHFDPTRFLDDALAQRSKAPTPLTGKPHPSKSGHSSFGWGRRICPGANLAENSLYIALAKTLWAFDIQPRKGVDYDTFAYTEGFNIRPQKFVCDIKVRSEAHRRVLLSELEDAEAVLGKFTPFE, from the coding sequence ATGGCACTAGAATCCATCCATCCCCTACCGTCCTATGTACCGCTTTTGGCTGTCATCGCCGCAATCTTCTTAGGGATTATTCAAGATATTTGGCTATGGCTACGAATGCCTCCAGGTCCGATGCCGCTTCCGTTCCTCGGCAATAAGCTGCACCTTCCCAAGTCGAAGCCATGGATCAAATTCCAGGAATGGTCCAAGACATATGGTCCCATCTTTACGATATGGATCGGGCGCAAACCAACAGTCGTCATATCGGACCCGAACGTCGCTGCTGAGCTGATGGAGAAGCGGAGTGCAAAGTACTCGTCGCGCCCGCCTATGATAGCAATGGGAGAAATCCTATGGGACAATGCAAGCATACTGGTCCAGCCATATGGCAAGGAATGGAGTGTGAGGAGAAAGCTACTCCACCAGGCCGTGACACCTAGTGCACTGAGATTATACAAGCCCGTACAAACAGCAGAGGCATCGCGACTATGTTGTCAGCTACTGGAAAGCCCGGAGAACTGGGAGAAGCTCCTCGAACGTTTCACCTCCAGCATTGTCTTCTGTGTCGCATATGGCCATCGCATAGACTCTTTGAACGCCGAGGTTATACGCCAACGCTTCGAGTTCATGCATGTAGCGGCATCGCTCAATGTACCTGGCAAATACCTTGTTGAGTCGTTCCCCATCTTGAAGCACGTTCCAGACGTTCTAGCTCCATGGAAAGCAGACATCAAAGCCAAAGGTAGAAAAGAAGCTGCTGCAAATATGGCTCTCGTGGATCTGGTGCGGTCTGACCTTACACGAGCAAAGAGCCAAGGCGATGATATCCCCGACTCGCTGTGCAAGCTATTGTTGGAGTTGCGGGAGAAGGAACATATTCCGTTGTCAGACCGCGACTTTTCTTACATTCCCGCATCGCTCTTCGGCGCAGGATCAGACACTACAGCCTCAACACTCTGCACTGCCTTTCTAGCGCTAGTCACGCATCCAGAGACCCTCCACGCCGCGCACAACGAACTCGACGCCGTCGTCGGCCCCGACCGTAGCCCCGACTTCACTGACGAATCGCATCTTCCGTACATCCGCGCTCTGGTCAAAGAAGTTCTACGTTGGCGTCCCGTCGCCGTTCTCGGAGGTACACCGCACGCCTCCACCGAAGACGACCACTACGAAGGCTACTACATACCCAACGGAACCACCATCCTGGGAAACTCCTGGGCCATCAACCTAAATGAGGAATACTACCCCAACGCCCACCACTTCGACCCCACCCGTTTCCTAGACGACGCACTAGCCCAACGCTCAAAAGCCCCAACGCCGCTGACAGGGAAACCCCATCCTTCGAAATCAGGTCACTCGTCGTTTGGATGGGGTCGACGTATTTGCCCTGGGGCTAACCTAGCGGAGAATAGCCTTTACATTGCACTGGCGAAGACGCTTTGGGCATTCGATATCCAGCCTAGGAAAGGTGTTGACTACGATACTTTTGCGTATACTGAGGGCTTCAATATTCGGCCGCAGAAGTTTGTCTGCGATATCAAGGTTAGGAGTGAGGCACATAGACGGGTTTTGCTGAGTGAGTTGGAAGATGCTGAGGCTGTGTTGGGGAAGTTTACGCCGTTTGAATAG
- a CDS encoding ProP, Permease major facilitator superfamily, whose product MVGMAVGAPKGNNAVRDDAPEFEKVIWYRDPNMRKLFWHSCVLCIASATTGYDGMMMNSSQQMARWENYFDKPTGGRLGIMNNMYNIGSIVSFFLVPFYTQWLGRKIPIATGCLIMIAGALVSTFSTEWKLYMVGRFILGFGNSFAQMCSPILLTEICHPQHRAMFTAVYNCLWNLGAVFVAWVAWGTSQADNEWSWRSITLMQGLPSFLQLIFIFWVPESPRWLISKERYEEALETLAYYHAGGDRNNVTVQFEFTEMRDTIRLEVDANTNSSYMDFFRTKGNRWRLAILISLGIISQYSGNALFSNYINLVYTGAGITSQDQKMALSGGERLLYLIVSVYAATLIDKVGRRPLFLGATIGMLVSFVCWTITCAIYENSNNTNSSAGYAQIPFVWLFGVCYALAWSGLLVAYAIEILPYALRAKGLMIMNITVQAALAVGSQTNPIAWENLPKHWNLALFYTLWVAVELVFVYFVYPETMGPTLEEISRIFDGDDAVAHVDVHAIEKGIIEDRLDNFGDDKGPRVERTEV is encoded by the exons ATGGTTGGTATGGCTGTCGGTGCCCCCAAGGGCAACAACGCTGTCCGCGATGACGCGCCCGAGTTTGAGAAGGTCATCTGGTACAGGGACCCCAACATGCGCAAGCTGTTTTGGCACTCCTGTGTCCTGTGTATCGCCTCTGCCACTACTGGTTACGATGG TATGATGATGAACTCGTCGCAGCAAATGGCTCGGTGGGAGAACTACTTCGACAAGCCTACCGGGGGTCGCCTCGGTATCATGAACAACATGTACAACATTGGTTCCATTGTCAGCTTCTTCTTGGTCCCCTTCTACACCCAATGGCTCGGACGCAAGATTCCCATTGCAACTGGATGTCTAATTATGATCGCCGGTGCTCTCGTTTCGACCTTTTCTACCGAATGGAAACTTTACATGGTCGGTCGTTTTATCCTCGGTTTCGGTAACTCATTTGCACAAATGTGTTCGCCAATTTTGCTCACTGAGATCTGCCATCCGCAACATCGTGCCATGTTTACAGCCGTATACAATTGTCTCTGGAATTTGGGAGCTGTCTTTGTGGCATGGGTGGCATGGGGCACGTCTCAGGCCGACAACGAGTGGTCTTGGAGGTCCATCACCCTCATGCAGGGACTGCCATCTTTTCTCCAGCTGATATTTATCTTCTGGGTCCCTGAAA GTCCACGTTGGTTGATTTCCAAGGAACGCTACGAGGAGGCTTTGGAAACTCTCGCTTATTACCATGCCGGTGGAGACCGAAACAACGTTACGGTTCAGTTCGAATTTACAGAGATGAGGGACACGATCCGTCTGGAAGTCGATGCCAACACCAACAGCAGCTACATGGACTTCTTCAGGACCAAGGGTAATCGATGGCGATTGGCCATCCTCATCTCCCTCGGTATCATCTCGCAGTACTCTGGCAATGCGCTCTTCTCCAACTACATCAACTTGGTCTACACCGGCGCCGGCATCACAAGTCAAGACCAGAAGATGGCT CTCTCTGGCGGTGAACGCCTGTTGTACCTCATCGTATCCGTCTACGCAGCCACCCTGATCGACAAAGTCGGTCGTCGTCCACTCTTCCTCGGCGCCACCATCGGCATGCTCGTCTCATTCGTGTGCTGGACCATCACCTGCGCCATCTACGAGAACTCCAACAACACAAACTCCTCTGCAGGTTACGCCCAGATCCCCTTTGTCTGGCTCTTCGGTGTCTGTTATGCCCTAGCCTGGTCTGGTCTTCTCGTCGCCTACGCCATTGAGATTCTACCATATGCTCTCCGTGCAAAGGGTCTCATGATCATGAACATCACCGTCCAGGCTGCCCTCGCCGTCGGCTCCCAGACCAACCCCATTGCATGGGAGAACCTGCCCAAGCACTGGAACTTGGCTCTCTTCTACACCCTCTGGGTCGCTGTCGAGCTCGTCTTTGTCTACTTTGTCTACCCTGAGACTATG GGACCCACACTCGAGGAGATCTCGCGTATCTTTGACGGCGATGATGCTGTTGCGCATGTCGATGTGCACGCTATTGAGAAAGGTATCATCGAGGACCGCCTTGACAACTTTGGCGACGACAAGGGTCCGCGCGTGGAGAGGACTGAGGTTTAA